The bacterium DNA segment AGTATCTGCGGATCGCGGTAGTGCATCAGTTGAATCGCCTTAGCCGGACATTCTGAGGCACATATCCCACATCCCTGACATTTAGCTGCCTCAATCTCTGCTACCCCAGCCTTACTTATAAACGGCACATCGTAAGGACACATTCGGACACAGGTCAGGCAGGCAACACATTTTTTCTCATCAACCCACGAGACAACCCCACCGGTTTCTAAATAATCCTTTGAGAGAATCGTTGCGGCTCGACCAGCCGCTGCCTGGGCTTGAGCGATGGATTCCTCAATTAGCTTGGGCGAATGTGCCAGACCACATAAAAACATACCCTCATTGGCAAAATCTACCGGCCTCAGCTTCATATGTGCCTCAAGGAAGAATCTATCAGCCGTAAGGGTTACCTTCAAAAGTGGAGCCAGCCTTTCGTTCTCCGGATGCGAGACAATCGCCGGGGCAAGTACCACTATATCAGGCTTTAACACCACCTCCGCACCCAATATTGGGTCTTTCACCTGCACCTGTAAGCCCCCATCATTAGTCACTACAGGCTTTGCCTCTTCACCGTATCGAATAAATTTCACCCCAGCCTGGCGAGCCTGGTAGTAGTATTCCTCCCGAAAACCGTATGTCCTGATGTCCCTGTAGAGGATGTATATATCTGCCTGCGGATTTTGTTCCTTAATCTTCAGCGCATTCTTGACCGCCTGACTACAGCAGATTCGACTGCAATACAGCCTGTCCTTTTCCCGCGAGCCAACGCACTGAATCATAACTACGGGATTCGGGACTCGGAACTCGGAACTCTGGATAGATAGTCGCTCTTCCAGTTCTCGTTGGGTAATCACCCGCTCATCCTGACCGTATAGATACTCTGCTGGTTTCGACTCTACCCCACCAGTAGCTACAATTACCACCCCATGCTCTATTTTTCTGACTTCTGACTCGGGGCACCCGCTTGCGGGTCGTCTGACTCCTGAATTAAAATGTCCTACATGCCCGGATACCTCTTTTACCTCACTTTGCAGATGCAGCTTAATTAACCGGTGGTTTTGCACCTTCTCCTGCAGAGACTTCAACAATTCTTGAGGGTTCTCACCCTCTAAGGTAAAGTGGATATGTCGCAGGTTGCCGCCCAGTTCATCTTCCCGTTCGACCAATTCAACCTCAAACCCTTGATTTGCCAGGGATAAGCTGGCAACCATCCCGGAAAGTCCACCACCAATAACCAATGCCCTTGGGGTAATCTTCATTGGGATAGTGTAAAGTGGTTCAAGTAGAGCGGCTCGGCCAACAGCCATTCTCACTAATTCCTTTGCCTTTTCAGTTGCGGCTTGGGGATTTGAGGCATGGACCCAGGAGCATTGGTCACGAATATTAGCCATCTCAAAAAGGTATTTATTCAAACCAGCCATGCGGATAGTATCCTGGAATAAGGGTTCATGTGTTCGCGGTGTGCAGGAAGCTACAATAACCCGATTTAGTTGTTTTTCTTCAATAATCTCCCGTATCCTTGCCTGGGTATCCTGAGAGCAGGTATAGAGGTTATATTCAGCATATTCCACATTTGGCAAGCCAGCCGCATATTCAGTAACCGCTGGTACATCTACCACCCCGGCGATATTTATGCCACATTTACAAATAAAAACGCCTATCCTCGGCTCAAGTCCCTGGACATCCTTTTCTGGTGGGTATTCTTTTTTGATAACCTCACTACCTCTTGTCGAAGCAAGCAATTCACCGGCACAAGCCGCTACACCGCTTGCCTCCATCACTGTAGAGGGAATATCCTTTGGTTCCTGAAAGGCTCCAGCCACATAAATGCCGTCTCGTGAGCTGGCCATTGGCTTAAAACTACTGGTCTGGCAAAAGCCATATTGGTTTAACCCAATTTCCAGCCGCTCGCTGAGTTCAACTACTGCCCTGGGCGGCTTGAAACCAACCGAAAGCACAACCATATCAAACTCTTCCTCACACAGAGTCCCATCCTCATCTGTCCAAACAAGCCTTAAATTGTCATCCTTGTCCGGGTCAATGGTATGAATCCTGGAACGAACAAACCGGACGCTATTGTCATTTTTAGCCCGATTGTAATAATCCTCAAATCCCTTGCCAAAGGTGCGCATATCCATATAAAAGATGGTTGTTTCCAATCCTTCTTCCCGGAGATGTTCTTTGGCAATGATTGCCTGTTTGATAGCATAGGTGCAGCAGACCGAAGAACAATATGGCTGTTCAACCCCTTTATCTCTTGAACCAACACATTGCAGCCAGGCAATCTTTTCTGGCATTTTGCCATCAGATGGTCTAAAGACATGTCCGCTATAGGGTCCAGAGGCAGAAAGGATGCGTTCAAACTCAAAGGAGGTTACCACATTGGGATATTTCCCATAGCCATAGGTCTGTTTTAAAGCAGGATTAAATGATTCAATACCCGGGGCAAGAATAATTGCCCCAACCTTAATTTCTTTGACCCTTTCCTCATCAGCATAGGAAACTGCCTCTCGCAGACAAAGATTCTCACATAATCCACAGCCAATGCACTTTTGACGGTCAATAGTATAAGTTCGTGGAACCGCCTGAGGATACCTGATGT contains these protein-coding regions:
- a CDS encoding CoB--CoM heterodisulfide reductase iron-sulfur subunit A family protein — protein: MAEKIGSVLVIGGGIGGIQTSLDLSESGFKVYLLEQTPAIGGVMAQLDKTFPTNDCAMCIVSPKLVDCGQNLNIEIITNAEIGKVSGEAGAFEVDVVKHARYIDVEKCTGCGLCAQHCPIEAIDEHNQGLSERKAIYIRYPQAVPRTYTIDRQKCIGCGLCENLCLREAVSYADEERVKEIKVGAIILAPGIESFNPALKQTYGYGKYPNVVTSFEFERILSASGPYSGHVFRPSDGKMPEKIAWLQCVGSRDKGVEQPYCSSVCCTYAIKQAIIAKEHLREEGLETTIFYMDMRTFGKGFEDYYNRAKNDNSVRFVRSRIHTIDPDKDDNLRLVWTDEDGTLCEEEFDMVVLSVGFKPPRAVVELSERLEIGLNQYGFCQTSSFKPMASSRDGIYVAGAFQEPKDIPSTVMEASGVAACAGELLASTRGSEVIKKEYPPEKDVQGLEPRIGVFICKCGINIAGVVDVPAVTEYAAGLPNVEYAEYNLYTCSQDTQARIREIIEEKQLNRVIVASCTPRTHEPLFQDTIRMAGLNKYLFEMANIRDQCSWVHASNPQAATEKAKELVRMAVGRAALLEPLYTIPMKITPRALVIGGGLSGMVASLSLANQGFEVELVEREDELGGNLRHIHFTLEGENPQELLKSLQEKVQNHRLIKLHLQSEVKEVSGHVGHFNSGVRRPASGCPESEVRKIEHGVVIVATGGVESKPAEYLYGQDERVITQRELEERLSIQSSEFRVPNPVVMIQCVGSREKDRLYCSRICCSQAVKNALKIKEQNPQADIYILYRDIRTYGFREEYYYQARQAGVKFIRYGEEAKPVVTNDGGLQVQVKDPILGAEVVLKPDIVVLAPAIVSHPENERLAPLLKVTLTADRFFLEAHMKLRPVDFANEGMFLCGLAHSPKLIEESIAQAQAAAGRAATILSKDYLETGGVVSWVDEKKCVACLTCVRMCPYDVPFISKAGVAEIEAAKCQGCGICASECPAKAIQLMHYRDPQILAKVDAMFNKSYI